One window of Quercus robur chromosome 5, dhQueRobu3.1, whole genome shotgun sequence genomic DNA carries:
- the LOC126725262 gene encoding probable LRR receptor-like serine/threonine-protein kinase At1g05700: MLQYLDISNNNLTGSVPDFLSQLQYLRVLNLEKNQLTGTIPADLIERSKNGSLLLSVDENLNVCGLGSCKKKNNIAVPIGASVGVLLILSLIVVAVLWGLKRRKKDKNNS; this comes from the exons ATGTTACAATATTT GGATATATCAAACAATAATCTTACTGGATCAGTACCTGATTTCCTTTCGCAATTGCAATACTTGAGGGTCCT AAACTTAGAAAAAAATCAACTCACTGGTACTATTCCAGCTGACCTCATTGAAAGATCGAAGAATGGTTCGCTATTACTAAG TGTGGATGAAAATTTAAATGTTTGTGGACTTGGATCATGCAAAAAGAAGAACAATATTGCTGTTCCGATAGGGGCATCGGTTGGTGTATTGCTCATCCTCTCATTGATTGTTGTGGCTGTCTTGTGGGGACttaagagaagaaagaaagacaagaaTAATAGTTAG